One window from the genome of Salvia splendens isolate huo1 chromosome 9, SspV2, whole genome shotgun sequence encodes:
- the LOC121748892 gene encoding uncharacterized protein LOC121748892 isoform X2 — protein MYARKLKYKNQWNYVVQRSKYICSSSCQDYSTGQYRSTAARASSLVEGHVSNSSLLSGLSFKRWCRRSSLRPNVGWKKSSLRFYSSEGDGRNASEDKLVPNKDVVGCGKEKIPKENTENNSRHSDAHARLGENDQMEWLKNEKISIDNKRKESPFLTRRERFRNEFLRRITPWEKITVSWDNFPYYIHEHTKQLLVECTASHLKHKKLTTDYGGRLTSASERILLRSIPGTELYRERLVRALARDLQVPVLVLDSSILSPYDFNEDEFESDEENSASESEIEDENDASNEEDYTSSGEGSDDEVDINVSAENLRKLLPGNIEEFEKSVSGESENNATSSNPETSETFNVACHKLKKGDRVKYIGPAINIEANNRTLSSGQRGEVYEVNEDQVAVVFDISSKRTNEVKDAKSAEAVSEPSVCWLNVKDIEHDLNAQTHDSYIAMEVLCEILKSQQPLVVYFPDSSLWLSRAVSKPDRKEFVSKMQEMFDKLSGPLVLICGQNKMETESNSKGNKFTMILPNLGRLAKLPLLKRLAEGLRPSKRSREDELYKLFTNVMCLDLPKGEELLKIFNKQIEEDKRIVISRSNLSELHKVLEEHDLSCMDLLHLKTDGVVLSKQKAEKVVGWARSHYLSSCLLPAVEGDQLQIPRESLELAILRLMEQETALKKPAQNLKNLAKDEYENNFVSAVVPPGEIGVKFDDVGALEDVKKALNELVILPMRRPELFSRGNLLRPCKGILLFGPPGTGKTLLAKALATEAGANFISITGSTLTSKWFGDAEKLTRALFSFASKLAPVIIFVDEVDSLLGARGGAFEHEATRRMRNEFMAAWDGLRSKDSQRILVLGATNRPFDLDDAVIRRLPRRIYVDLPDADNRHKILKIILSPENLETGFPLEQLANSTEGYSGSDLKNLCIAAAYRPVQELLEEESKGGKSDGVPLLRPLKLDDFTHAKTTVGPSVSFDAASMNELRKWNEQYGEGGSRKKSPFGF, from the exons ATGTATGCAAGGAAACTAAAGTATAAAAACCAATGGAATTATGTGGTTCAACGCAGCAAATATATTTGTAGCTCTAGCTGTCAAGATTATTCTACCGGACAATATCGGAGCACTGCAGCAAGAGCCAGTAGCTTGGTCGAGGGACATGTGTCAAATTCTTCTTTATTATCAGGGCTTTCATTCAAGAGATGGTGTAGGAGATCCAGTTTGAGGCCAAATGTTGGATGGAAAAAATCATCTCTAAGATTTTATAGTTCCGAAGGTGATGGAAGGAATGCAAGTGAGGATAAGCTTGTTCCTAACAAAGATGTCGTGGGTTGTGGAAAGGAAAAGATTCCCAAGGAAAATACAGAGAACAATTCCAGGCATTCTGATGCGCATGCCCGCCTTGGGGAGAATGATCAAATGGAGTggcttaaaaatgaaaaaatttctaTAGATAATAAAAGGAAGGAGTCTCCTTTTCTAACTCGAAGAGAAAGATTTAGAAACGAGTTTCTGCGAAGGATTACTCCATGGGAAAAGATAACAGTATCATGGGATAATTTCCCTTATTATATACA TGAACACACTAAACAGCTTCTCGTGGAATGCACGGCCTCTCATCTGAAACATAAGAAGTTGACTACAGACTATGGAGGCCGTTTGACTTCTGCCAGTGAGAGAATACTGCTTCGGAGCATTCCAG GTACGGAGCTATACCGGGAAAGATTGGTCAGAGCACTTGCTCGGGATTTACAAGTACCAGTATTGGTCCTTGATAGCAGCATTTTATCTCCATAT GATTTCAATGAAGATGAATTTGAGTCAGACGAGGAGAACTCCGCATCCGAATCtgagattgaagatgaaaatgatgcAAGCAACGAGGAGGATTATACCAGCAGCGGCGAGGGAAGTGATGATGAAGTTGACATTAACGTCTCAGCTGAAAATTTAAGAAAGCTTCTCCCAGGCAATATCGAAGAGTTTGAGAAG AGTGTTTCTGGAGAATCTGAAAACAACGCCACATCTTCAAACCCAGAAACGTCAGAAACATTTAATGTGGCCTGTCATAAACTAAAGAAAG GGGATCGAGTGAAGTACATTGGACCAGCCATTAATATTGAAGCAAACAATAG GACTTTGTCTAGCGGTCAACGAGGAGAGGTTTATGAAGTGAATGAAGACCAAGTAGCTGTTGTATTTGATATTAGTTCTAAGAGAACAAATGAAGTAAAGGATGCAAAAAGTGCTGAAGCTGTGTCAGAACCTTCAGTGTGTTGGCTTAATG TGAAGGATATTGAACATGATCTTAATGCTCAAACACACGACAGCTATATTGCAATGGAAGTGCTTTGTGAG ATTTTGAAGTCACAACAACCACTGGTGGTTTACTTTCCTGATTCTTCTCTGTGGCTATCAAGGGCAGTCTCGAAGCCGGATCGGAAAGAGTTTGTCAGTAAGATGCAAGAGATGTTTGACAAATTATCAGGTCCTCTGGTCTTGATTTGTGGGCAAAACAAAATGGAGACAGAATCAAACTCAAAAGGGAACAAATTT ACAATGATACTTCCAAACCTGGGCCGTCTTGCTAAGTTG CCTCTTTTGAAGAGACTTGCAGAGGGATTAAGACCTTCTAAACGGTCTAGAGAGGATGAATTATATAAGCTATTCACTAACGTGATGTGTTTAGATCTGCCGAAG GGGGAAGAGCTCTTGAAGATATTCAACAAACAGATTGAGGAAGACAAGAGAATTGTAATATCACGAAGCAACTTGAGCGAATTACACAAG GTTCTTGAGGAACACGACTTATCATGCATGGACTTGTTACATCTAAAAACTGATGGTGTTGTACTGTCAAAACAGA AAGCAGAGAAGGTGGTTGGCTGGGCCAGAAGTCATTACCTATCCTCATGTCTCCTTCCTGCAGTCGAGGGGGATCAGTTGCAGATTCCTCGCGAGAG CCTTGAACTTGCAATTTTGAGGTTAATGGAGCAGGAAACAGCTTTGAAGAAGCCGGCCCAAAACTTGAAG AATCTTGCTAAGGATGAGTACGAGAACAACTTCGTTTCAGCAGTCGTTCCTCCAGGAGAGATTGGTGTGAAATTTGACGATGTGGGTGCACTTGAAGACGTGAAGAAGGCACTAAATGAACTTGTGATTCTACCTATGCGGAGACCTGAGCTTTTCTCCCGTGGAAATTTGCTGCGG CCTTGCAAAGGGATATTACTTTTTGGTCCTCCTGGAACTGGAAAAACCCTTCTGGCGAAGGCACTTGCAACAGAAGCAGGTGCAAATTTTATCAGTATTACTGGCTCAACACTTACATCTAAG TGGTTTGGCGATGCTGAAAAACTCACTCGTGCACTTTTCTCCTTTGCCAGCAAGCTGGCTCCTGTTATAATTTTTGTTGATGAG GTAGACAGCTTACTTGGTGCTCGTGGTGGTGCTTTTGAGCATGAGGCAACTAGAAGAATGCGAAATGAATTTATGGCAGCATGGGATGGCTTGAGGTCAAAAGACAGCCAGAGAATCCTTGTGCTTGGGGCTACAAATAGGCCATTTGACCTTGATGATGCTGTTATTCGTCGTTTACCAAGAAG GATCTATGTTGACCTACCAGATGCTGATAATCGTCATAAAATACTCAAGATAATTCTATCTCCAGAAAATCTAGAAACTGGGTTTCCCTTGGAACAACTTGCAAATTCTACTGAAGGTTATTCTGGGAGCGACCTGAAG AACCTTTGTATTGCTGCAGCATACAGACCTGTCCAAGAGTTGCTAGAAGAAGAAAGCAAG GGTGGCAAATCTGATGGAGTTCCGCTTCTAAGACCGCTCAAGTTGGACGATTTTACTCACGCTAAAACCACG GTGGGACCATCAGTTTCCTTCGATGCAGCCAGTATGAATGAGTTGAGAAAATGGAACGAACAATATGGCGAAGGCGGAAGCAGGAAAAAGTCACCATTTGGGTTTTGA
- the LOC121748892 gene encoding uncharacterized protein LOC121748892 isoform X1 produces MYARKLKYKNQWNYVVQRSKYICSSSCQDYSTGQYRSTAARASSLVEGHVSNSSLLSGLSFKRWCRRSSLRPNVGWKKSSLRFYSSEGDGRNASEDKLVPNKDVVGCGKEKIPKENTENNSRHSDAHARLGENDQMEWLKNEKISIDNKRKESPFLTRRERFRNEFLRRITPWEKITVSWDNFPYYIHEHTKQLLVECTASHLKHKKLTTDYGGRLTSASERILLRSIPGTELYRERLVRALARDLQVPVLVLDSSILSPYDFNEDEFESDEENSASESEIEDENDASNEEDYTSSGEGSDDEVDINVSAENLRKLLPGNIEEFEKSVSGESENNATSSNPETSETFNVACHKLKKGDRVKYIGPAINIEANNRIVLGKIPTLDGPTNAYTIIRGRTLSSGQRGEVYEVNEDQVAVVFDISSKRTNEVKDAKSAEAVSEPSVCWLNVKDIEHDLNAQTHDSYIAMEVLCEILKSQQPLVVYFPDSSLWLSRAVSKPDRKEFVSKMQEMFDKLSGPLVLICGQNKMETESNSKGNKFTMILPNLGRLAKLPLLKRLAEGLRPSKRSREDELYKLFTNVMCLDLPKGEELLKIFNKQIEEDKRIVISRSNLSELHKVLEEHDLSCMDLLHLKTDGVVLSKQKAEKVVGWARSHYLSSCLLPAVEGDQLQIPRESLELAILRLMEQETALKKPAQNLKNLAKDEYENNFVSAVVPPGEIGVKFDDVGALEDVKKALNELVILPMRRPELFSRGNLLRPCKGILLFGPPGTGKTLLAKALATEAGANFISITGSTLTSKWFGDAEKLTRALFSFASKLAPVIIFVDEVDSLLGARGGAFEHEATRRMRNEFMAAWDGLRSKDSQRILVLGATNRPFDLDDAVIRRLPRRIYVDLPDADNRHKILKIILSPENLETGFPLEQLANSTEGYSGSDLKNLCIAAAYRPVQELLEEESKGGKSDGVPLLRPLKLDDFTHAKTTVGPSVSFDAASMNELRKWNEQYGEGGSRKKSPFGF; encoded by the exons ATGTATGCAAGGAAACTAAAGTATAAAAACCAATGGAATTATGTGGTTCAACGCAGCAAATATATTTGTAGCTCTAGCTGTCAAGATTATTCTACCGGACAATATCGGAGCACTGCAGCAAGAGCCAGTAGCTTGGTCGAGGGACATGTGTCAAATTCTTCTTTATTATCAGGGCTTTCATTCAAGAGATGGTGTAGGAGATCCAGTTTGAGGCCAAATGTTGGATGGAAAAAATCATCTCTAAGATTTTATAGTTCCGAAGGTGATGGAAGGAATGCAAGTGAGGATAAGCTTGTTCCTAACAAAGATGTCGTGGGTTGTGGAAAGGAAAAGATTCCCAAGGAAAATACAGAGAACAATTCCAGGCATTCTGATGCGCATGCCCGCCTTGGGGAGAATGATCAAATGGAGTggcttaaaaatgaaaaaatttctaTAGATAATAAAAGGAAGGAGTCTCCTTTTCTAACTCGAAGAGAAAGATTTAGAAACGAGTTTCTGCGAAGGATTACTCCATGGGAAAAGATAACAGTATCATGGGATAATTTCCCTTATTATATACA TGAACACACTAAACAGCTTCTCGTGGAATGCACGGCCTCTCATCTGAAACATAAGAAGTTGACTACAGACTATGGAGGCCGTTTGACTTCTGCCAGTGAGAGAATACTGCTTCGGAGCATTCCAG GTACGGAGCTATACCGGGAAAGATTGGTCAGAGCACTTGCTCGGGATTTACAAGTACCAGTATTGGTCCTTGATAGCAGCATTTTATCTCCATAT GATTTCAATGAAGATGAATTTGAGTCAGACGAGGAGAACTCCGCATCCGAATCtgagattgaagatgaaaatgatgcAAGCAACGAGGAGGATTATACCAGCAGCGGCGAGGGAAGTGATGATGAAGTTGACATTAACGTCTCAGCTGAAAATTTAAGAAAGCTTCTCCCAGGCAATATCGAAGAGTTTGAGAAG AGTGTTTCTGGAGAATCTGAAAACAACGCCACATCTTCAAACCCAGAAACGTCAGAAACATTTAATGTGGCCTGTCATAAACTAAAGAAAG GGGATCGAGTGAAGTACATTGGACCAGCCATTAATATTGAAGCAAACAATAG GATTGTATTGGGGAAGATACCAACATTGGATGGTCCAACAAATGCTTATACTATTATTCGTGGCAG GACTTTGTCTAGCGGTCAACGAGGAGAGGTTTATGAAGTGAATGAAGACCAAGTAGCTGTTGTATTTGATATTAGTTCTAAGAGAACAAATGAAGTAAAGGATGCAAAAAGTGCTGAAGCTGTGTCAGAACCTTCAGTGTGTTGGCTTAATG TGAAGGATATTGAACATGATCTTAATGCTCAAACACACGACAGCTATATTGCAATGGAAGTGCTTTGTGAG ATTTTGAAGTCACAACAACCACTGGTGGTTTACTTTCCTGATTCTTCTCTGTGGCTATCAAGGGCAGTCTCGAAGCCGGATCGGAAAGAGTTTGTCAGTAAGATGCAAGAGATGTTTGACAAATTATCAGGTCCTCTGGTCTTGATTTGTGGGCAAAACAAAATGGAGACAGAATCAAACTCAAAAGGGAACAAATTT ACAATGATACTTCCAAACCTGGGCCGTCTTGCTAAGTTG CCTCTTTTGAAGAGACTTGCAGAGGGATTAAGACCTTCTAAACGGTCTAGAGAGGATGAATTATATAAGCTATTCACTAACGTGATGTGTTTAGATCTGCCGAAG GGGGAAGAGCTCTTGAAGATATTCAACAAACAGATTGAGGAAGACAAGAGAATTGTAATATCACGAAGCAACTTGAGCGAATTACACAAG GTTCTTGAGGAACACGACTTATCATGCATGGACTTGTTACATCTAAAAACTGATGGTGTTGTACTGTCAAAACAGA AAGCAGAGAAGGTGGTTGGCTGGGCCAGAAGTCATTACCTATCCTCATGTCTCCTTCCTGCAGTCGAGGGGGATCAGTTGCAGATTCCTCGCGAGAG CCTTGAACTTGCAATTTTGAGGTTAATGGAGCAGGAAACAGCTTTGAAGAAGCCGGCCCAAAACTTGAAG AATCTTGCTAAGGATGAGTACGAGAACAACTTCGTTTCAGCAGTCGTTCCTCCAGGAGAGATTGGTGTGAAATTTGACGATGTGGGTGCACTTGAAGACGTGAAGAAGGCACTAAATGAACTTGTGATTCTACCTATGCGGAGACCTGAGCTTTTCTCCCGTGGAAATTTGCTGCGG CCTTGCAAAGGGATATTACTTTTTGGTCCTCCTGGAACTGGAAAAACCCTTCTGGCGAAGGCACTTGCAACAGAAGCAGGTGCAAATTTTATCAGTATTACTGGCTCAACACTTACATCTAAG TGGTTTGGCGATGCTGAAAAACTCACTCGTGCACTTTTCTCCTTTGCCAGCAAGCTGGCTCCTGTTATAATTTTTGTTGATGAG GTAGACAGCTTACTTGGTGCTCGTGGTGGTGCTTTTGAGCATGAGGCAACTAGAAGAATGCGAAATGAATTTATGGCAGCATGGGATGGCTTGAGGTCAAAAGACAGCCAGAGAATCCTTGTGCTTGGGGCTACAAATAGGCCATTTGACCTTGATGATGCTGTTATTCGTCGTTTACCAAGAAG GATCTATGTTGACCTACCAGATGCTGATAATCGTCATAAAATACTCAAGATAATTCTATCTCCAGAAAATCTAGAAACTGGGTTTCCCTTGGAACAACTTGCAAATTCTACTGAAGGTTATTCTGGGAGCGACCTGAAG AACCTTTGTATTGCTGCAGCATACAGACCTGTCCAAGAGTTGCTAGAAGAAGAAAGCAAG GGTGGCAAATCTGATGGAGTTCCGCTTCTAAGACCGCTCAAGTTGGACGATTTTACTCACGCTAAAACCACG GTGGGACCATCAGTTTCCTTCGATGCAGCCAGTATGAATGAGTTGAGAAAATGGAACGAACAATATGGCGAAGGCGGAAGCAGGAAAAAGTCACCATTTGGGTTTTGA
- the LOC121748892 gene encoding uncharacterized protein LOC121748892 isoform X3 has protein sequence MYARKLKYKNQWNYVVQRSKYICSSSCQDYSTGQYRSTAARASSLVEGHVSNSSLLSGLSFKRWCRRSSLRPNVGWKKSSLRFYSSEGDGRNASEDKLVPNKDVVGCGKEKIPKENTENNSRHSDAHARLGENDQMEWLKNEKISIDNKRKESPFLTRRERFRNEFLRRITPWEKITVSWDNFPYYIHEHTKQLLVECTASHLKHKKLTTDYGGRLTSASERILLRSIPGTELYRERLVRALARDLQVPVLVLDSSILSPYDFNEDEFESDEENSASESEIEDENDASNEEDYTSSGEGSDDEVDINVSAENLRKLLPGNIEEFEKSVSGESENNATSSNPETSETFNVACHKLKKGDRVKYIGPAINIEANNRIVLGKIPTLDGPTNAYTIIRGRTLSSGQRGEVYEVNEDQVAVVFDISSKRTNEVKDAKSAEAVSEPSVCWLNVKDIEHDLNAQTHDSYIAMEVLCEILKSQQPLVVYFPDSSLWLSRAVSKPDRKEFVSKMQEMFDKLSGPLVLICGQNKMETESNSKGNKFTMILPNLGRLAKLPLLKRLAEGLRPSKRSREDELYKLFTNVMCLDLPKGEELLKIFNKQIEEDKRIVISRSNLSELHKVLEEHDLSCMDLLHLKTDGVVLSKQKAEKVVGWARSHYLSSCLLPAVEGDQLQIPRESLELAILRLMEQETALKKPAQNLKNLAKDEYENNFVSAVVPPGEIGVKFDDVGALEDVKKALNELVILPMRRPELFSRGNLLRPCKGILLFGPPGTGKTLLAKALATEAGANFISITGSTLTSKWFGDAEKLTRALFSFASKLAPVIIFVDEVDSLLGARGGAFEHEATRRMRNEFMAAWDGLRSKDSQRILVLGATNRPFDLDDAVIRRLPRRC, from the exons ATGTATGCAAGGAAACTAAAGTATAAAAACCAATGGAATTATGTGGTTCAACGCAGCAAATATATTTGTAGCTCTAGCTGTCAAGATTATTCTACCGGACAATATCGGAGCACTGCAGCAAGAGCCAGTAGCTTGGTCGAGGGACATGTGTCAAATTCTTCTTTATTATCAGGGCTTTCATTCAAGAGATGGTGTAGGAGATCCAGTTTGAGGCCAAATGTTGGATGGAAAAAATCATCTCTAAGATTTTATAGTTCCGAAGGTGATGGAAGGAATGCAAGTGAGGATAAGCTTGTTCCTAACAAAGATGTCGTGGGTTGTGGAAAGGAAAAGATTCCCAAGGAAAATACAGAGAACAATTCCAGGCATTCTGATGCGCATGCCCGCCTTGGGGAGAATGATCAAATGGAGTggcttaaaaatgaaaaaatttctaTAGATAATAAAAGGAAGGAGTCTCCTTTTCTAACTCGAAGAGAAAGATTTAGAAACGAGTTTCTGCGAAGGATTACTCCATGGGAAAAGATAACAGTATCATGGGATAATTTCCCTTATTATATACA TGAACACACTAAACAGCTTCTCGTGGAATGCACGGCCTCTCATCTGAAACATAAGAAGTTGACTACAGACTATGGAGGCCGTTTGACTTCTGCCAGTGAGAGAATACTGCTTCGGAGCATTCCAG GTACGGAGCTATACCGGGAAAGATTGGTCAGAGCACTTGCTCGGGATTTACAAGTACCAGTATTGGTCCTTGATAGCAGCATTTTATCTCCATAT GATTTCAATGAAGATGAATTTGAGTCAGACGAGGAGAACTCCGCATCCGAATCtgagattgaagatgaaaatgatgcAAGCAACGAGGAGGATTATACCAGCAGCGGCGAGGGAAGTGATGATGAAGTTGACATTAACGTCTCAGCTGAAAATTTAAGAAAGCTTCTCCCAGGCAATATCGAAGAGTTTGAGAAG AGTGTTTCTGGAGAATCTGAAAACAACGCCACATCTTCAAACCCAGAAACGTCAGAAACATTTAATGTGGCCTGTCATAAACTAAAGAAAG GGGATCGAGTGAAGTACATTGGACCAGCCATTAATATTGAAGCAAACAATAG GATTGTATTGGGGAAGATACCAACATTGGATGGTCCAACAAATGCTTATACTATTATTCGTGGCAG GACTTTGTCTAGCGGTCAACGAGGAGAGGTTTATGAAGTGAATGAAGACCAAGTAGCTGTTGTATTTGATATTAGTTCTAAGAGAACAAATGAAGTAAAGGATGCAAAAAGTGCTGAAGCTGTGTCAGAACCTTCAGTGTGTTGGCTTAATG TGAAGGATATTGAACATGATCTTAATGCTCAAACACACGACAGCTATATTGCAATGGAAGTGCTTTGTGAG ATTTTGAAGTCACAACAACCACTGGTGGTTTACTTTCCTGATTCTTCTCTGTGGCTATCAAGGGCAGTCTCGAAGCCGGATCGGAAAGAGTTTGTCAGTAAGATGCAAGAGATGTTTGACAAATTATCAGGTCCTCTGGTCTTGATTTGTGGGCAAAACAAAATGGAGACAGAATCAAACTCAAAAGGGAACAAATTT ACAATGATACTTCCAAACCTGGGCCGTCTTGCTAAGTTG CCTCTTTTGAAGAGACTTGCAGAGGGATTAAGACCTTCTAAACGGTCTAGAGAGGATGAATTATATAAGCTATTCACTAACGTGATGTGTTTAGATCTGCCGAAG GGGGAAGAGCTCTTGAAGATATTCAACAAACAGATTGAGGAAGACAAGAGAATTGTAATATCACGAAGCAACTTGAGCGAATTACACAAG GTTCTTGAGGAACACGACTTATCATGCATGGACTTGTTACATCTAAAAACTGATGGTGTTGTACTGTCAAAACAGA AAGCAGAGAAGGTGGTTGGCTGGGCCAGAAGTCATTACCTATCCTCATGTCTCCTTCCTGCAGTCGAGGGGGATCAGTTGCAGATTCCTCGCGAGAG CCTTGAACTTGCAATTTTGAGGTTAATGGAGCAGGAAACAGCTTTGAAGAAGCCGGCCCAAAACTTGAAG AATCTTGCTAAGGATGAGTACGAGAACAACTTCGTTTCAGCAGTCGTTCCTCCAGGAGAGATTGGTGTGAAATTTGACGATGTGGGTGCACTTGAAGACGTGAAGAAGGCACTAAATGAACTTGTGATTCTACCTATGCGGAGACCTGAGCTTTTCTCCCGTGGAAATTTGCTGCGG CCTTGCAAAGGGATATTACTTTTTGGTCCTCCTGGAACTGGAAAAACCCTTCTGGCGAAGGCACTTGCAACAGAAGCAGGTGCAAATTTTATCAGTATTACTGGCTCAACACTTACATCTAAG TGGTTTGGCGATGCTGAAAAACTCACTCGTGCACTTTTCTCCTTTGCCAGCAAGCTGGCTCCTGTTATAATTTTTGTTGATGAG GTAGACAGCTTACTTGGTGCTCGTGGTGGTGCTTTTGAGCATGAGGCAACTAGAAGAATGCGAAATGAATTTATGGCAGCATGGGATGGCTTGAGGTCAAAAGACAGCCAGAGAATCCTTGTGCTTGGGGCTACAAATAGGCCATTTGACCTTGATGATGCTGTTATTCGTCGTTTACCAAGAAG ATGCTGA